Proteins co-encoded in one Coregonus clupeaformis isolate EN_2021a chromosome 5, ASM2061545v1, whole genome shotgun sequence genomic window:
- the LOC121565274 gene encoding schwannomin-interacting protein 1 isoform X5 has protein sequence MVHQENCSHQAQKNERESIRQKLALGSFFDDGPGIYTSCSKSGKPSLSSRLQSGMNLQICFVNDSGSDKDSDADDSKTETSLDTPLSPMSKQSSSYSEEDSESLEDMDFLSRQKKLQAEAKLALAMAKPMAKMQVEVEKQNRKKSPVADLLPHMPHISECLMKRSLKPTDLRDMTLGQLQVIVNDLHSQIESLNEELVQLLLIRDELHMEQDAMLVDIEDLTRHAESQQKHMAEKTPSK, from the exons gcccaaaagaatGAGAGGGAGTCCATCCGGCAGAAGCTGGCCCTGGGTAGTTTCTTTGATGATGGGCCGGGTATCTATACCAGCTGCAGCAAGAGTGGCAAGCCCAGTCTGTCCTCACG gcTACAGAGTGGGATGAACCTGCAGATCTGTTTTGTCAACGACAGCGGCAGCGACAAGGACAGCGATGCAGATGACAGCAAGACAGAGACCAGTCTGGACACACCGCTGTCCCCCATG TCGAAGCAGAGTTCGTCCTACTCTGAGGAAGACAGTGAGTCTCTGGAGGACATGGACTTCCTGAGCAGACAGAAGAAGTTGCAGGCCGAGGCTAAGCTAGCCCTGGCGATGGCCAAACCCATGGCCAAGATGCAGGTGGAGGTGGAAAAACAGAACCGCAAGAAGTCCCCTGTGGCAGACCTG CTGCCCCACATGCCCCACATCAGTGAGTGTCTGATGAAGAGGAGCCTGAAGCCTACAGACCTGAGAGACATGACCCTCGGACAACTACAGGTCATAGTCAACGACCTGCACTCCCAGATAGAGA GTCTGAATGAGGAGCTGGTGCAGCTGCTGCTGATCCGGGATGAACTGCACATGGAGCAGGATGCCATGCTGGTGGACATAGAGGACCTGACCAG GCATGCTGAGAGCCAGCAAAAACACATGGCTGAGAAGACCCCATCCAAATGA
- the LOC121565274 gene encoding schwannomin-interacting protein 1 isoform X4 — protein sequence MREELDNTDCAGMDDVICQASALYLTDDYKLKEAQKNERESIRQKLALGSFFDDGPGIYTSCSKSGKPSLSSRLQSGMNLQICFVNDSGSDKDSDADDSKTETSLDTPLSPMSKQSSSYSEEDSESLEDMDFLSRQKKLQAEAKLALAMAKPMAKMQVEVEKQNRKKSPVADLLPHMPHISECLMKRSLKPTDLRDMTLGQLQVIVNDLHSQIESLNEELVQLLLIRDELHMEQDAMLVDIEDLTRHAESQQKHMAEKTPSK from the exons atgaGGGAAGAGCTGGATAATACAGACTGTGCTGGAATGGATGATGTCATCTGTCAAGCCTCTGCCCTCTACCTCACTGATGACTACAAACTCAAAGAG gcccaaaagaatGAGAGGGAGTCCATCCGGCAGAAGCTGGCCCTGGGTAGTTTCTTTGATGATGGGCCGGGTATCTATACCAGCTGCAGCAAGAGTGGCAAGCCCAGTCTGTCCTCACG gcTACAGAGTGGGATGAACCTGCAGATCTGTTTTGTCAACGACAGCGGCAGCGACAAGGACAGCGATGCAGATGACAGCAAGACAGAGACCAGTCTGGACACACCGCTGTCCCCCATG TCGAAGCAGAGTTCGTCCTACTCTGAGGAAGACAGTGAGTCTCTGGAGGACATGGACTTCCTGAGCAGACAGAAGAAGTTGCAGGCCGAGGCTAAGCTAGCCCTGGCGATGGCCAAACCCATGGCCAAGATGCAGGTGGAGGTGGAAAAACAGAACCGCAAGAAGTCCCCTGTGGCAGACCTG CTGCCCCACATGCCCCACATCAGTGAGTGTCTGATGAAGAGGAGCCTGAAGCCTACAGACCTGAGAGACATGACCCTCGGACAACTACAGGTCATAGTCAACGACCTGCACTCCCAGATAGAGA GTCTGAATGAGGAGCTGGTGCAGCTGCTGCTGATCCGGGATGAACTGCACATGGAGCAGGATGCCATGCTGGTGGACATAGAGGACCTGACCAG GCATGCTGAGAGCCAGCAAAAACACATGGCTGAGAAGACCCCATCCAAATGA